A window from Megalobrama amblycephala isolate DHTTF-2021 linkage group LG9, ASM1881202v1, whole genome shotgun sequence encodes these proteins:
- the LOC125275033 gene encoding counting factor associated protein D-like isoform X1, with the protein MAEERTTGAGGRTVPDFGKKYHVKGELNLPYSGDSDPEPFEVWYDLEGNRSRIDYHNSTVRTFLIGNDLDYGVIYQVTPVTNDTEIQAIKYFQLKGTKEDPIRPQAALPDLQGFEFEKMEDYAGVQCEVWKKVTQAGHKKNTYRLWVKRPEGSDSPAVPYHFEMEGFNTLLESHNDKYMIDYSDFSSQTESDIFTPPGGMTYEEFPDPPEEHQILANPLQDYVSTSPVSHAHRLFGPFKEKFERQYESEKEHEERENYFIHTLRHVHSMNRAGLTFSCGINHFADRSKAEKARMTGGLIIPGLLG; encoded by the exons ATGGCGGAGGAGAGAACGACTGGTG CTGGTGGCAGAACAGTTCCTGATTTTGGAAAGAAGTATCATGTCAAAG GTGAGCTGAATTTGCCTTATTCTGGTGATTCTGATCCAGAACCGTTTGAAGTTTGGTACGACCTCGAGGGGAACAGAAGTCGCATCGACTATCACAATA GTACAGTGCGCACTTTTCTGATTGGAAACGACTTGGATTATGGCGTCATTTACCAAGTCACACCAGTCACCAATGACACCGAAATTCAAGCTATTAAATATTTCCAGCTTAAAGGAACAAAGGAGGATCCAATACGGCCACAGGCGGCACTGCCTGATCTGCAGGGCTTTGAA TTTGAGAAGATGGAGGATTACGCAGGCGTTCAGTGTGAGGTCTGGAAGAAGGTCACACAGGCTGGTCATAAGAAGAACACATATCGTCTGTGGGTCAAACGTCCAGAGGGAAGTGATTCCCCAGCCGTCCCGTACCACTTTGAGATGGAGGGCTTCAACACTCTTTTGGAGTCCCacaatgacaaatacatgatTGACTACAGTGACTTCAGCTCACAAACTGAATCGGACATTTTCACACCCCCTGGAG GAATGACCTATGAGGAGTTTCCGGATCCTCCTGAGGAGCATCAAATATTGGCCAATCCCCTTCAAGACTATGTCAGCACCTCCCCTGTTAGCCACGCCCACCGATTGTTCGGCCCCTTTAAGGAGAAGTTTGAGCGTCAGTATGAAAGTGAGAAGGAGCACGAGGAGCGCGAGAACTACTTCATACATACTCTTCG GCATGTGCACTCTATGAACAGAGCTGGTCTGACATTCAGCTGCGGTATCAATCACTTCGCTGATAGGTCAAAGGCAGAGAAGGCCAGGATGACAGGAGGTTTAATAATTCCAGGCCTTTTAGGATGA
- the sytl1 gene encoding LOW QUALITY PROTEIN: synaptotagmin-like protein 1 (The sequence of the model RefSeq protein was modified relative to this genomic sequence to represent the inferred CDS: inserted 2 bases in 2 codons), with protein sequence MEGEPTLDLCHLTEVEQTVILNVLLRDAELRSKEEGRVRKLQQTVSDPVRLRSLSGAWFQEERAKRYEKGGADVVHSSMXRKRREKDIPLTAIFGEEKGHNCSQLHEQREEEKSTELQENISVREDDKGQEEKEREKEDGESVIPKLTPEPQSRTRHITKKNAAIGNGLEGSFGEPADKERRILPSASPSLQIDSEGDIDSGSTELDYTRFGSVSSLTSHHMMNGSLMSLYSVGDFGDVVVSGRIQFSLQYDVKKEELHVHIMRCQDLASARKNRSDPYVKVYLLPDNTSRSKKKTAVRRKTLNPVYDETMKYKVRRLDLQARVLSVSVWHMEEXRRNLFLGEVEVRLGQWNWSQSQPTWHNLQPRVQLSPDAIISRGTILFSIKFVPPGSEGNGYPLTGELHIWLREIVGLLPTKRGAPNTYVKSVVLPDESGISGQQTRPVRGSVNPVFNHTMVYDGFQSSDLIQACAEITVWNLHPSSCLGGVRLSTGSGVSYGQSVCWMDSTEDEISVWSSVIQSPSSWVDTSLPIRTNLQLCSE encoded by the exons ATGGAAGGGGAACCTACATTAGATCTGTGTCACCTGACTGAGGTGGAGCAAACTGTAATTCTCAATGTTCTGCTGAGAGATGCTGAACTACGCAGCAAAGAGGAAGGGAGAGTACG AAAGCTTCAGCAGACGGTGTCAGACCCCGTCCGCCTGCGCTCTCTCTCGGGCGCGTGGTTTCAGGAAGAGCGCGCTAAGAGATATGAGAAGGGAGGAGCTGATGTCGTGCATTCCTCAA CGCGTAAACGACGTGAAAAAG ATATACCCTTAACGGCAATATTTGGTGAAGAAAAAGGGCATAACTGTTCTCAATTACATGAGCAGAGAGAGGAAGAAAAGAGTACAGAATTGCAGGAAAATATAAGTGTAAGAGAGGATGACAAGGGTCAggaagagaaggaaagagaaaaagaagatGGAGAAAG TGTCATTCCTAAGCTAACCCCTGAACCACAATCCAGGACAAGACACATCACAAAG AAGAACGCAGCGATAGGAAATGGTCTTGAAG GAAGTTTTGGAGAGCCAGCAGACAAAGAAAGGAGAATTTTGCCAAGTGCATCACCATCTCTGCAG ATCGACTCAGAGGGGGACATTGACTCTGGCAGCACTGAACTAGACTACACTAGGTTTGGCTCAGTTAGCAGCTTGACCTCCCATCATATG ATGAATGGCAGTTTGATGAGCCTGTACAGTGTGGGCGATTTCGGGGATGTTGTCGTATCAGGGCGGATCCAGTTCTCTTTGCAGTATGACGTCAAGAAGGAGGAGCTTCATGTGCACATAATGCGCTGCCAAGACCTTGCGTCGGCCCGCAAAAATCGATCGGACCC ATATGTTAAAGTTTACCTTCTCCCCGACAACACCTCCCGCAGTAAGAAAAAAACTGCAGTGAGGAGGAAAACATTAAATCCAGTCTATGATGAAACCATGAAA TACAAAGTGCGCAGACTGGACCTCCAGGCTCGTGTGTTGAGTGTGTCAGTCTGGCACATGGAAG TGAGGAGAAACCTCTTCCTGGGCGAGGTGGAAGTGAGGCTGGGTCAGTGGAACTGGAGCCAGAGCCAACCAACCTGGCACAACCTCCAGCCAAGA GTTCAGTTAAGTCCAGATGCCATCATCAGCAGAGGAACCATTCTGTTCTCAATTAAGTTTGTTCCTCCGGGTTCAGAAG GAAATGGATATCCACTGACTGGTGAGCTCCATATATGGTTGAGAGAGATTGTTGGTCTACTTCCCACAAAGCGTGGCGCACCCAATACATATGTGAAAAG TGTGGTGTTACCAGATGAAAGTGGCATCAGTGGCCAGCAGACTCGGCCGGTGCGAGGTTCTGTCAATCCGGTGTTCAATCACACCATGGTTTATGACGGGTTTCAGTCCAGTGACCTCATTCAGGCGTGTGCAGAGATAACGGTCTGGAATCTACATCCCTCCAGCTGTCTGGGTGGAGTACGACTCAGCACAGGCTCAG gaGTGAGTTACGGTCAGTCAGTTTGCTGGATGGATTCTACAGAAGATGAGATCAGTGTGTGGTCAAGTGTGATTCAGAGCCCCAGCAGCTGGGTGGACACTAGTCTGCCAATCAGAACCAACTTACAGCTCTGCTCTGAGTGA
- the LOC125275033 gene encoding counting factor associated protein D-like isoform X2: MAEERTTAGGRTVPDFGKKYHVKGELNLPYSGDSDPEPFEVWYDLEGNRSRIDYHNSTVRTFLIGNDLDYGVIYQVTPVTNDTEIQAIKYFQLKGTKEDPIRPQAALPDLQGFEFEKMEDYAGVQCEVWKKVTQAGHKKNTYRLWVKRPEGSDSPAVPYHFEMEGFNTLLESHNDKYMIDYSDFSSQTESDIFTPPGGMTYEEFPDPPEEHQILANPLQDYVSTSPVSHAHRLFGPFKEKFERQYESEKEHEERENYFIHTLRHVHSMNRAGLTFSCGINHFADRSKAEKARMTGGLIIPGLLG, from the exons ATGGCGGAGGAGAGAACGACTG CTGGTGGCAGAACAGTTCCTGATTTTGGAAAGAAGTATCATGTCAAAG GTGAGCTGAATTTGCCTTATTCTGGTGATTCTGATCCAGAACCGTTTGAAGTTTGGTACGACCTCGAGGGGAACAGAAGTCGCATCGACTATCACAATA GTACAGTGCGCACTTTTCTGATTGGAAACGACTTGGATTATGGCGTCATTTACCAAGTCACACCAGTCACCAATGACACCGAAATTCAAGCTATTAAATATTTCCAGCTTAAAGGAACAAAGGAGGATCCAATACGGCCACAGGCGGCACTGCCTGATCTGCAGGGCTTTGAA TTTGAGAAGATGGAGGATTACGCAGGCGTTCAGTGTGAGGTCTGGAAGAAGGTCACACAGGCTGGTCATAAGAAGAACACATATCGTCTGTGGGTCAAACGTCCAGAGGGAAGTGATTCCCCAGCCGTCCCGTACCACTTTGAGATGGAGGGCTTCAACACTCTTTTGGAGTCCCacaatgacaaatacatgatTGACTACAGTGACTTCAGCTCACAAACTGAATCGGACATTTTCACACCCCCTGGAG GAATGACCTATGAGGAGTTTCCGGATCCTCCTGAGGAGCATCAAATATTGGCCAATCCCCTTCAAGACTATGTCAGCACCTCCCCTGTTAGCCACGCCCACCGATTGTTCGGCCCCTTTAAGGAGAAGTTTGAGCGTCAGTATGAAAGTGAGAAGGAGCACGAGGAGCGCGAGAACTACTTCATACATACTCTTCG GCATGTGCACTCTATGAACAGAGCTGGTCTGACATTCAGCTGCGGTATCAATCACTTCGCTGATAGGTCAAAGGCAGAGAAGGCCAGGATGACAGGAGGTTTAATAATTCCAGGCCTTTTAGGATGA
- the LOC125275031 gene encoding counting factor associated protein D-like: protein MAEERTTDDAAPVGDRTVPDFGKKYHVKGELNLPYSGDSGIKELFEVWYDLEGNRSRIDYYDSTVRTFLIGNDLDYGVIYKITPVPVKEIKYFQLKGTKEDPIRPQAALPDLQGFEFEKMEDYAGVQCEVWKKVTQASHKKNTYRLWVKRPEGSDSPAVPYHFEMEGFNTLLESHNDKYMIDYSDFSSQTELDIFTPPGGMTYEEFPDPPEEHQILANPLQDYVSTSPVSHAHRLFGPFKEKFERQYESEKEHEERENNFVHTFRSVHSTNRAGLTYSAGINHFADWSKEEWRKYC from the exons ATGGCGGAGGAGAGAACGACTGATG ATGCCGCACCAGTTGGTGACAGAACAGTTCCTGATTTTGGAAAGAAGTATCATGTCAAAG GTGAGCTGAATTTGCCTTATTCTGGTGATTCTGGTATAAAGGAACTGTTTGAAGTTTGGTACGACCTCGAGGGGAACAGAAGTCGCATCGACTATTATGATA GTACAGTGCGCACTTTTCTGATTGGAAACGACTTGGATTATGGCGTCATTTACAAGATCACACCAGTGCcagttaaagaaattaaatatttccAGCTTAAAGGAACAAAGGAGGATCCAATACGTCCACAGGCGGCACTGCCTGATCTGCAGGGCTTTGAA TTTGAGAAGATGGAGGATTACGCAGGCGTTCAGTGTGAGGTCTGGAAGAAGGTCACACAGGCTAGTCATAAGAAGAACACATATCGTCTGTGGGTCAAACGTCCAGAGGGAAGTGATTCCCCAGCCGTCCCGTACCACTTTGAGATGGAGGGCTTCAACACTCTTTTGGAGTCCCacaatgacaaatacatgatTGACTACAGTGACTTCAGCTCACAAACTGAATTGGACATTTTCACACCCCCTGGAG GAATGACCTATGAGGAGTTTCCGGATCCTCCCGAGGAGCATCAAATATTGGCCAATCCCCTTCAAGACTATGTCAGCACCTCCCCTGTTAGCCACGCCCACCGATTGTTCGGCCCCTTTAAGGAGAAGTTTGAGCGCCAGTATGAAAGTGAGAAAGAGCACGAGGAGCGTGAGAACAACTTTGTACATACTTTTCg GAGTGTGCACTCTACAAACAGAGCCGGTCTTACATACAGCGCTGGTATCAATCACTTCGCTGACTGGTCAAAGGAAGAGTGGAGGAAGTACTGTTAA
- the LOC125275023 gene encoding counting factor associated protein D-like, which produces MWRLLAGFVLLLSAADAAPVGDRTVPDFGKMYHVKGELNLPYSDDSGLKEPFEVWYDLEGNRSRIDYRNSTVRTFLIGNDLDYGVIYQVTPVPVKEIKYFQLKGTKEDPIRPQAALPDLQGFEFEKMEDYSGVQCEVWKKVTQAGHKKNTYRLWVKRPEGSDSPAVPYHFEMEGFNTLLGLYNDKYMIDYTDFSSHTESDIFTPPGGMTYEEFPDPPEEHQILANPLQDYVSTSPVSHAHRLFGPFKEKFERHYKSEKEHEERENYFVHTFRSVHSTNRAGLTYSLGINQFADWSEEEWRKYC; this is translated from the exons ATGTGGCGTCTTCTAGCTGGGTTTGTGCTTCTGCTGAGTGCTGCAG ATGCCGCACCAGTTGGTGACAGAACAGTTCCTGATTTTggaaaaatgtatcatgtcaAAG GTGAGCTGAATTTGCCTTATTCTGATGATTCTGGGCTAAAGGAACCATTTGAAGTTTGGTACGACCTCGAGGGGAACAGAAGTCGCATTGACTATCGTAATA GTACAGTGCGCACTTTTCTGATTGGAAACGACTTGGATTATGGCGTTATTTACCAAGTCACACCAGTGCcagttaaagaaattaaatatttccAGCTTAAAGGAACAAAGGAGGATCCAATACGTCCACAGGCGGCACTGCCTGATCTGCAGGGCTTTGAA TTTGAGAAGATGGAGGATTACTCAGGCGTTCAGTGTGAGGTCTGGAAGAAGGTCACACAGGCTGGTCATAAGAAGAACACATATCGTCTGTGGGTCAAACGTCCAGAGGGAAGTGATTCCCCAGCCGTCCCGTACCACTTTGAGATGGAGGGCTTCAACACTCTTTTGGGGTTatacaatgacaaatacatgatTGACTACACTGACTTCAGCTCACACACTGAATCAGACATTTTCACACCCCCTGGAG GAATGACCTATGAGGAGTTTCCGGATCCTCCTGAGGAGCATCAAATATTGGCCAATCCCCTTCAAGACTATGTCAGCACCTCCCCTGTTAGCCACGCCCACCGATTGTTCGGCCCCTTTAAGGAGAAGTTTGAGCGTCATTATAAAAGCGAGAAGGAGCATGAGGAGCGTGAGAACTACTTTGTACATACTTTTCg GAGTGTGCACTCTACAAACAGAGCCGGTCTTACATACAGCCTCGGTATCAACCAGTTTGCTGATTGGTCAGAGGAAGAGTGGAGGAAGTACTGTTAA
- the LOC125275030 gene encoding counting factor associated protein D-like, whose protein sequence is MAEERTTDVGGRTVPDFGKMYHVKGELNLPYSGDSDIKEPFEVWYDLEGNRSRIDYYDSTVRTFLIGNDLDYGVIYTSVIPDTEIKDTIKYFQLKGTKEDPIHPQAALPDLQGFEFEKMEDYSGVQCEVWKKVTQAGHKKNTYRLWVKRPEGSDSPAVPYHFEMEGFNTLLESHNDKYMIDYSDFSSQTESDIFTPPGGMTYEEFPDPPEEHQILANPLQDYVSTSPVSHAHRLFGPFKEKFERQYESEKEHEERENNFVHNLRLVHSENRSGLSYGLGINDFADWSKAEMGMMRGGLCVPE, encoded by the exons ATGGCGGAGGAGAGAACGACTGATG TTGGTGGCAGAACAGTTCCTGATTTTGGAAAGATGTATCATGTCAAAG GTGAGCTGAATTTGCCTTATTCTGGAGATTCTGATATAAAGGAACCGTTTGAAGTTTGGTACGACCTCGAGGGGAACAGAAGTCGCATCGACTATTATGATA GTACAGTGCGCACTTTTCTGATTGGAAACGACTTGGATTATGGCGTCATTTACACATCGGTCATCCCTGACACCGAAATAAAGGATACTATTAAGTATTTCCAGCTTAAAGGAACAAAGGAGGATCCAATACATCCACAGGCGGCACTGCCTGATCTGCAGGGCTTTGAA tTTGAGAAGATGGAGGATTACTCAGGCGTTCAGTGTGAGGTCTGGAAGAAGGTCACACAGGCTGGTCATAAGAAGAACACATATCGTCTGTGGGTCAAACGTCCAGAGGGAAGTGATTCCCCAGCCGTCCCGTACCACTTTGAGATGGAGGGCTTCAACACTCTTTTGGAGTCCCacaatgacaaatacatgatTGACTACAGTGACTTCAGCTCACAAACTGAATCGGACATTTTCACACCCCCTGGAG GAATGACCTATGAGGAGTTTCCGGATCCTCCTGAGGAGCATCAAATATTGGCCAATCCCCTTCAAGACTATGTCAGCACCTCCCCTGTTAGCCACGCCCACCGATTATTCGGCCCCTTTAAGGAGAAGTTTGAGCGTCAGTATGAAAGTGAGAAGGAGCACGAGGAGCGCGAGAACAACTTTGTACATAATCTTCG GCTTGTGCACTCTGAAAACAGATCCGGTCTTTCATACGGCCTCGGTATCAATGACTTCGCTGATTGGTCAAAGGCAGAGATGGGCATGATGAGAGGAGGTTTATGTGTTCCAGAATAG